CACCTTCCTGATCGAACGCTTCATGGGCAAAGGCCTTTATCGCACCCTGACGGTGATCCCGCTGATCATGGCCTGCATCGCGTTGGCGCTGGTCAACTTTGGCCAATCGCCGATGCTGACCGCCGTGTTGCTCGCCGGCTGGGGACTGGTCGCGACGGCCGCGCCGGTCGGCTGGTGGACATGGCTGGCGCAAACGCTGCCGGATGATGCCGAAGCCGGTGGCGGCATGCTCGTCGCCATCGTGCAACTGGCCATCGCCGGCGGCGCGGTGGTCGGCGGCCTGGCGTTCGATCTGAGCGGTTACAAAGCCACCTTCGAGCTGAGCGCCGGCGTGTTGGTTGTGGCCTCTGGCCTGGCGTGGCTGGCGGGACGCGGTGCAACTGAAGTGCATTTGAGCGAGTCGGGTGCGGCGGCTTGAGGCGATCCGATAGCCTGACTATTGCGCGGGGTTCGAAGCCGAATCGACCGCCTGCTATTGCATCACAACACCTCGAACAACCCCGCCGCGCCCATTCCACCGCCGACGCACATGGTCACAACGACGAACTTCACCCCGCGTCGTTTTCCTTCCAGCAACGCGTGCCCAACCATGCGCGCTCCGCTCATGCCGTAGGGATGCCCGATCGAGATAGCGCCGCCGTTGACGTTCAGCTTCGCCGGATCGATCCCAAGCCGCGACGCGCAGTACAGCACTTGGCAAGCGAACGCTTCGTTAAGCTCCCACAAGCCGATATCGTCGACCGTCAAACCGTGCTGACGCAGCAATTTGGGCACCGCCAACACCGGTCCGATGCCCATTTCTTCCGGCGCCAGCCCGGCGACCGCAATGCCGCGATAAAGTCCTAACGGCGCGCTTCGCAAACGCGCCGCCAAGCCACCTTCGAGCAATACGCACGCACTGGCGCCGTCAGACAATTGGCTGGCATTGCCGGCGGTGACACAGCCGCCTTCGATCACTGGCTTGAGGCCTTGCAGATCCGCCAAAACGGTAGCGGGCCGATTGCCCTCATCCTGGGTGAGCGTGACCTGCACGTGGCTGACCGCACCGTCCTCCGGGTTTACGATCTTCTTGCGTGCTGTGACCGCAACGATTTCATCGGCAAACAGGCCGGCGGTCTGGGCCGCCGCGGTGCGCTGCTGAGACTGCAACGCATAGGCGTCTTGCGCCTCGCGACTGATGCCGTAGCGCGCGGCCACTCGCTCGGCGGTTTGCAACATCGGCATGTAG
This window of the Pseudomonas fluorescens genome carries:
- a CDS encoding acetyl-CoA C-acyltransferase — translated: MKDAVIVSTARTPIAKAMRGAFNDFKTPSMTAIAIRAAVERAGIEPDQIEDLVLGTAMQSGTAAINPARLSALAAGLPVSVSGQTVDRQCASGLMAVAIAAKQIIVDGMQVTIGAGQEQISLVQSTHNRLASEAYDAAVLRMNEHAYMPMLQTAERVAARYGISREAQDAYALQSQQRTAAAQTAGLFADEIVAVTARKKIVNPEDGAVSHVQVTLTQDEGNRPATVLADLQGLKPVIEGGCVTAGNASQLSDGASACVLLEGGLAARLRSAPLGLYRGIAVAGLAPEEMGIGPVLAVPKLLRQHGLTVDDIGLWELNEAFACQVLYCASRLGIDPAKLNVNGGAISIGHPYGMSGARMVGHALLEGKRRGVKFVVVTMCVGGGMGAAGLFEVL